One genomic region from Pyrobaculum islandicum DSM 4184 encodes:
- the pyrB gene encoding aspartate carbamoyltransferase: MWRGRDVISARDFNRVDLEELFEMAKYMEKYAKSRVEFLKGKIMAVAFFEPSTRTRLSFEVAMKRLGGDVIGFWGAEGTSVEKGETLADTIRMLDAYSDIIVIRHKYEGAAKLAAEVAESPVINAGDGAYNHPTQAMLDVYTIWREFGTVDGLNIGLLGDLRHARTINSLLEILTNFKVRVYLISPELLRPRVETINYIQSRGLMLSFHTNIEEVIHELDVVYVVRIQKERFIDPLEYERIKGSYKITLDTLKNVKKNLIILHPLPRVDEIDHRVDSTPYAKYFRQAAFGVPLRMALLYLILQP; this comes from the coding sequence ATGTGGCGTGGGAGAGATGTGATATCTGCACGCGACTTCAATAGAGTAGATCTAGAGGAGCTATTTGAAATGGCTAAATATATGGAGAAGTATGCTAAAAGTCGTGTCGAGTTTTTAAAGGGCAAAATTATGGCTGTGGCGTTTTTCGAACCTTCTACACGTACTAGGCTGAGTTTTGAAGTAGCAATGAAGAGATTGGGCGGAGATGTCATTGGATTCTGGGGGGCTGAAGGCACAAGCGTAGAAAAGGGCGAAACTCTTGCAGATACTATAAGAATGTTAGACGCATACTCTGACATAATTGTCATAAGACATAAGTATGAGGGAGCGGCTAAGCTTGCTGCAGAAGTTGCAGAAAGTCCTGTAATTAACGCCGGCGACGGCGCCTATAACCACCCGACACAAGCCATGTTAGATGTATATACCATATGGAGAGAGTTTGGCACAGTGGATGGATTAAATATAGGTCTCCTAGGCGACTTACGTCATGCACGTACTATAAACAGCCTCCTTGAAATACTTACAAATTTCAAAGTGAGAGTTTATCTAATCTCTCCCGAACTTCTCCGCCCTAGGGTAGAGACGATAAACTACATCCAATCTAGGGGATTAATGCTAAGTTTTCATACAAACATAGAGGAGGTTATACATGAGCTCGACGTTGTATATGTAGTAAGGATTCAAAAAGAGCGGTTTATTGACCCATTGGAATATGAAAGAATAAAGGGGAGCTACAAAATAACACTAGATACTTTGAAAAACGTAAAGAAGAATCTCATAATACTTCACCCTCTGCCACGTGTAGATGAAATAGACCATAGAGTAGATTCAACGCCGTATGCAAAATACTTTAGACAGGCGGCGTTTGGGGTTCCCCTGAGGATGGCACTTCTATACCTTATTCTACAGCCGTGA
- a CDS encoding RNA-guided endonuclease InsQ/TnpB family protein — MGAEEGEPKKRGGKSGGKSAERGKKKDAEKKRDHVLTRAVVIPSARLSWRKFNALKELEKKYRELRRRHPDLPSHYVYTAAQDAATRVKSFMALKREGKAKTEKPEIRRISIWLDDRLWKPEGYTAIRVSTHRGRITIPLWPTKQFWKHLNGGWRLKSQPRLKLDEKRRAVYVYFVFEKVVEERPAKGIIAVDLNENNVAVKAGGRVYILETGIRNITVGYHSRREVMQSLKGNRYTSRALKRNELNKKSDIRRKAANFVVREAERLGAAIAVENLPKEAPKNMISRVDDPVLRDRIYKAGFRSMLRKIIRKARERGIPVVKVNPRRTSSTCPRCGGGLARGSAPRLLRCPHCGREWGRDVAAVINIERRALEEGRVPPGPMPDDPMPEVAWLPMGAWARRKSLGAISQELSAMTA, encoded by the coding sequence GTGGGAGCAGAGGAGGGCGAGCCGAAGAAGAGGGGCGGAAAGAGCGGCGGGAAAAGCGCCGAGAGAGGCAAGAAGAAAGACGCGGAGAAGAAGAGGGATCACGTCCTCACTCGCGCCGTCGTAATCCCCAGCGCCCGCCTCAGCTGGAGGAAGTTCAACGCGTTGAAGGAGCTTGAAAAGAAGTACAGAGAGCTGAGGAGGAGGCACCCCGACCTCCCATCCCACTACGTCTACACGGCGGCGCAGGACGCGGCCACACGCGTAAAGAGCTTTATGGCGCTGAAGCGCGAGGGCAAGGCGAAGACGGAAAAGCCAGAAATACGAAGGATCAGCATCTGGCTTGACGACCGCCTCTGGAAGCCAGAGGGCTATACCGCCATAAGGGTGTCAACGCACAGAGGTCGGATAACGATACCGCTTTGGCCGACCAAGCAGTTCTGGAAGCACCTCAACGGCGGCTGGAGGCTGAAGTCGCAGCCGAGGCTAAAGCTGGACGAAAAGAGGAGGGCGGTCTACGTCTACTTCGTCTTCGAGAAGGTTGTAGAGGAGAGGCCGGCGAAGGGCATCATCGCCGTTGACCTCAACGAGAACAACGTGGCTGTGAAGGCCGGCGGCAGGGTATACATCCTTGAGACCGGGATTAGGAACATCACTGTGGGATACCACAGCCGTAGGGAGGTCATGCAGTCTCTCAAGGGCAACCGCTATACAAGCCGCGCGCTGAAGAGAAACGAGCTGAACAAGAAGAGCGACATTAGGAGGAAGGCGGCCAATTTCGTAGTCAGAGAGGCGGAGAGGTTAGGTGCCGCAATAGCCGTCGAAAATTTGCCAAAGGAAGCGCCAAAAAACATGATATCGAGAGTTGATGATCCTGTATTAAGAGATAGAATCTACAAAGCTGGCTTTAGAAGTATGTTGAGGAAAATTATACGTAAGGCAAGGGAGAGGGGGATCCCCGTGGTGAAGGTCAATCCGAGGAGAACCTCCTCCACCTGCCCGCGGTGTGGCGGGGGGCTTGCGAGGGGCTCTGCCCCGAGGCTCCTCCGGTGCCCCCACTGCGGGCGGGAATGGGGGAGGGACGTCGCCGCCGTCATAAACATCGAAAGGAGGGCACTCGAGGAGGGCCGCGTGCCGCCCGGCCCCATGCCCGATGACCCCATGCCCGAGGTAGCCTGGCTACCAATGGGGGCGTGGGCGAGGAGAAAGTCCCTAGGCGCGATTAGTCAAGAATTGTCAGCTATGACCGCCTAG
- the rimI gene encoding ribosomal protein S18-alanine N-acetyltransferase: MTIEVIIDGPQKFTGKDGKTEFIIREATLKDINDVVAINRKVLPENYPVWFFVEHLEQFPKAFIVAEVGGKIVGYVMSRVEYGWSNIERGKVVKKGHIVSVGVLPEARRLGIATAMMLRAMRAMKIYYSATEVYLEVRVSNTPAISLYEKLGYKIVGRIPRYYSDGEDAYLMACPL; the protein is encoded by the coding sequence ATGACTATCGAAGTTATAATCGATGGACCGCAGAAGTTTACAGGCAAAGATGGAAAAACCGAGTTTATAATACGTGAAGCAACTTTAAAAGATATAAATGACGTTGTTGCTATAAATCGAAAGGTACTCCCAGAAAACTACCCCGTTTGGTTTTTTGTTGAACACTTAGAGCAGTTTCCAAAAGCGTTTATAGTAGCGGAGGTTGGCGGGAAAATCGTCGGATATGTTATGTCACGTGTAGAATACGGCTGGAGTAATATAGAGAGAGGTAAGGTGGTCAAAAAGGGGCATATAGTTTCCGTAGGTGTACTCCCAGAGGCTAGAAGATTAGGCATAGCCACTGCGATGATGCTACGGGCTATGAGAGCAATGAAGATATACTACAGCGCTACAGAAGTCTACTTAGAAGTCCGCGTCTCTAATACGCCGGCAATTTCGCTCTATGAGAAGCTAGGTTATAAAATAGTGGGCAGAATACCGCGTTACTACAGCGACGGAGAAGACGCCTACTTAATGGCTTGTCCACTATAG
- a CDS encoding type II/IV secretion system ATPase subunit: MLDFRLDSCRGAVVEEYASEGARIQIYRSEDGYCYNVAYAFPYSEKVGEYAYKVVEYLTANQIIRPNLTREELGKLIEMAMADIGVPRQLRAAVRYYVQLEAADYSYLTPILYDIRLENVNINGTDNPIFVDHRDYGYNIRTNVIPTNKETLIKIVGRVYAETGRPLNEQYPIQDTYIRLRNGALLRFATAMSGRVARNPPYVSVRIQPPHPISPTELIKRRTISALAMAYLWYLFEHHKSIMIIGGTGTGKTTLLNALLVLLPHKRLAIAEETPEIRMPPSYQNVVMLFTSPMYDYMKNLPGSESAIYLIDLVKYLLRARPDIIVIGESRGREIHELIQGVLTGHGGATTFHAEDIMEVFMRLTGEAMGVSPEHISAFHVTVTIKRFEFGRRVTSITEVVWLRAYPYAAPGKIKIKEEEFGLINVGWYDQRNDTVEIDLRRSYWLQKLGGYNEILERAKFLAHLVERGVFDAEKVGEAVREYYRQKHAVLRKA; this comes from the coding sequence ATGCTAGACTTTAGACTTGACTCCTGCAGGGGGGCGGTCGTTGAGGAGTACGCCTCTGAGGGGGCCCGCATCCAGATATACAGGTCTGAAGACGGGTACTGCTACAACGTGGCGTACGCCTTCCCCTACTCTGAGAAAGTTGGCGAATACGCCTACAAGGTTGTGGAGTATCTCACGGCCAACCAGATAATCAGGCCTAACCTCACCAGGGAGGAGCTTGGCAAACTTATCGAAATGGCTATGGCCGACATAGGGGTTCCGAGACAATTGCGCGCTGCTGTGAGATACTACGTCCAGCTAGAGGCTGCCGACTACTCCTACCTTACGCCAATTCTATATGATATACGACTAGAAAACGTAAATATAAACGGAACCGACAACCCAATATTCGTAGATCATAGAGACTACGGCTATAATATAAGGACTAATGTAATACCGACAAACAAAGAGACGTTAATTAAAATCGTAGGCAGAGTCTACGCAGAAACCGGACGTCCGCTTAACGAGCAGTATCCCATACAAGACACCTATATACGTCTTAGAAACGGGGCACTTCTGCGCTTCGCCACGGCGATGTCTGGCAGAGTGGCGAGAAACCCACCCTACGTATCCGTCCGTATACAGCCCCCCCACCCCATATCGCCGACAGAGCTGATAAAGAGACGCACCATCTCCGCCTTGGCGATGGCTTATCTATGGTACCTATTCGAGCACCACAAGTCTATAATGATTATCGGCGGCACGGGCACGGGCAAAACTACGTTGTTAAACGCATTGCTTGTCCTTCTGCCCCACAAACGTCTCGCCATAGCGGAGGAGACCCCCGAGATCAGGATGCCTCCTAGCTACCAGAACGTGGTCATGCTTTTCACGTCGCCGATGTACGACTACATGAAGAACCTGCCCGGGTCGGAGTCCGCAATATACCTAATAGACCTCGTCAAGTACCTGCTCCGCGCGAGACCTGACATAATTGTCATAGGCGAGAGCCGCGGCAGAGAGATCCACGAGCTGATACAGGGAGTTTTGACAGGCCACGGCGGCGCTACTACCTTCCACGCCGAGGATATAATGGAGGTGTTTATGCGTCTCACAGGCGAGGCCATGGGAGTATCTCCAGAACATATATCGGCTTTCCACGTGACTGTTACAATTAAGCGGTTTGAATTTGGTAGACGCGTTACATCTATTACTGAAGTTGTTTGGCTAAGGGCGTATCCATACGCCGCACCGGGTAAAATAAAGATTAAAGAAGAGGAGTTTGGATTAATAAACGTGGGTTGGTATGACCAACGTAATGATACTGTCGAAATAGATCTAAGGAGATCCTACTGGCTTCAGAAGCTGGGCGGTTACAATGAAATATTAGAAAGAGCAAAATTCTTGGCCCACTTAGTAGAACGAGGCGTCTTTGACGCAGAGAAAGTAGGAGAGGCTGTAAGAGAGTACTATAGACAGAAGCATGCTGTATTACGGAAAGCCTGA
- the tgtA gene encoding tRNA guanosine(15) transglycosylase TgtA — translation MSFEIVAKDIAGRIGLLYTKSGVVETPALFPVVDPRRQEVPLEVVEKYFNQVITNAYFLYRLTGGKAVDIKKLLGWRGVVMTDSGAYQILRYGTVEVDPDEILYFQQKIGSDIGVILDLPFDYEEPYESALLKVEETIRRAKRAAAVLKDLDMLVVAPIQGALYTDLLIRSAKELSKLGFHIYAIGSPTTLLEEYKFDLILKIVLDVKLNMMREAPLHLFGAGHPLVLPFAVALGVDLFDSASYILYARDDRIILRDRTLRLDDVKTEYLPCSTKLCYTPVKELREMPKQERMMLIAEHNLAVLREELLEIKQRIYEGTLWEYLEIKARAHPALYRFLKNLHRYRRLLEEYDPETHPDPHGLFFFADTASSRPEPMRHWTRMSHVSALSKKAVVIRVNEKPYNRSWEYIYLKGIIGDRAHILFYDPIFGIIPEELAEIYPLSQNESEGEDEAARARAYEWLDRYDVIITYNVDIPLVNKSVIKASSLEEIALYV, via the coding sequence GTGTCTTTTGAAATTGTAGCTAAGGATATAGCAGGCAGGATTGGGTTGTTATATACAAAAAGCGGAGTTGTAGAGACTCCGGCTCTCTTCCCAGTGGTAGACCCCAGAAGGCAGGAGGTACCGTTGGAAGTTGTAGAGAAGTACTTTAACCAAGTAATCACTAACGCCTATTTTCTGTATAGACTCACAGGAGGTAAAGCAGTTGACATAAAAAAACTCCTCGGGTGGAGGGGCGTTGTTATGACAGACTCGGGAGCTTATCAGATACTGAGATATGGGACTGTAGAGGTAGATCCAGACGAAATTCTATATTTTCAACAGAAAATAGGAAGCGATATTGGAGTAATCCTCGACCTCCCCTTCGACTATGAGGAGCCTTATGAGAGCGCATTGCTTAAAGTAGAAGAGACTATTAGACGGGCCAAAAGAGCTGCGGCTGTTCTAAAAGACCTAGATATGCTAGTCGTGGCGCCTATACAAGGCGCATTGTATACAGACTTGTTGATTAGGTCTGCCAAAGAGCTGTCTAAACTAGGTTTTCATATCTACGCAATCGGCAGCCCCACCACTCTTCTAGAGGAGTATAAGTTTGACCTCATCTTAAAAATAGTCTTAGATGTAAAACTTAACATGATGCGAGAGGCGCCTCTTCATCTCTTCGGCGCAGGTCACCCGCTTGTGCTTCCATTTGCAGTAGCTTTAGGCGTGGATCTATTCGATAGCGCGTCTTACATACTATACGCAAGAGACGATAGGATTATACTTCGAGACCGCACGTTACGTCTAGACGATGTAAAAACGGAGTATCTGCCCTGTAGTACCAAACTCTGTTACACGCCTGTAAAAGAGCTTAGGGAAATGCCGAAACAAGAGCGTATGATGTTAATAGCTGAACACAACCTCGCGGTGTTGAGAGAGGAACTTCTAGAGATAAAACAGAGAATTTACGAGGGCACTCTCTGGGAGTACTTAGAGATAAAGGCAAGAGCCCATCCGGCTCTATATAGATTTCTAAAAAACCTCCACCGCTACCGCCGTCTCTTAGAAGAGTACGACCCAGAGACACACCCAGATCCACACGGGCTTTTCTTTTTCGCAGATACAGCATCCTCCAGACCTGAGCCTATGAGACATTGGACAAGAATGTCGCATGTATCTGCTTTGTCTAAAAAGGCTGTGGTAATTAGGGTAAATGAAAAGCCGTATAACAGAAGCTGGGAGTATATATATCTAAAAGGCATAATAGGCGATAGAGCCCACATACTTTTCTACGACCCCATCTTTGGCATAATCCCCGAGGAATTAGCTGAAATTTACCCACTTTCTCAAAACGAATCAGAGGGCGAAGACGAGGCCGCGCGTGCACGCGCCTATGAGTGGCTAGACCGCTACGACGTTATAATAACATATAACGTCGATATCCCACTAGTTAATAAAAGCGTGATTAAAGCCAGCTCTCTAGAAGAAATCGCTTTATATGTATAA
- a CDS encoding proteasome assembly chaperone family protein → MRVEFRVFKPVENYELFITGFAGIGIVGHLATKYIARNCEVVGVVRYRGEPPVVSIEGGRLLLQNEIFSCGKVVGVVNNYGVHDAAVYDYTKALASWVVNNEFRAAVLFGGLDGRLRRDQDLLRIVYTSAYKRAELPTGGAKVLEQGLQIVGPLAYLVSFLEELDFPTLVILPYADVSRPADPYAASVAVDFFSKLFDFPIDTSGLRQLAEELEKELEEMRRRLEEQSKREETSRLYI, encoded by the coding sequence ATGAGGGTAGAATTCAGAGTTTTCAAACCTGTAGAAAACTATGAATTGTTTATAACGGGGTTCGCTGGCATAGGTATAGTTGGCCACCTTGCCACTAAGTATATAGCTAGAAATTGTGAAGTTGTTGGCGTTGTGAGATACAGAGGGGAGCCCCCTGTTGTGTCTATTGAAGGCGGTAGGCTTTTGCTTCAAAACGAGATTTTTTCGTGTGGAAAGGTAGTTGGCGTAGTAAACAACTATGGCGTTCATGATGCTGCAGTCTACGATTACACAAAGGCTTTAGCGTCTTGGGTCGTCAATAATGAATTTAGGGCGGCAGTTCTCTTTGGCGGATTGGATGGGAGGTTACGTAGAGACCAAGATCTATTACGTATTGTATATACATCAGCTTATAAGAGGGCGGAGTTGCCTACAGGCGGCGCCAAAGTGTTAGAACAAGGTTTACAAATAGTGGGGCCGCTGGCCTATTTAGTGTCTTTTCTTGAGGAGCTAGACTTTCCTACGTTAGTAATACTGCCGTATGCCGATGTCTCTAGACCTGCGGATCCTTATGCCGCAAGTGTTGCTGTAGATTTCTTTTCAAAACTTTTTGACTTCCCTATAGACACAAGCGGGTTAAGACAGTTAGCAGAAGAGCTTGAGAAAGAGCTTGAGGAAATGCGCCGGAGACTTGAGGAACAAAGTAAAAGGGAGGAGACCTCTAGATTATACATATAA
- a CDS encoding transcription factor, translated as MKEAYLYIVEKSVAWEFDSPEYGRLARKVVELLYERKEDLSDDRVAIFLNISTAETRRILQYLMKQNMVGVKKRTTEDYRIEYTWYVDDEIIRQAIKNRAKVAKEKISSLIRSLTEGAYYICPTCHMRYTLDEAINYGGVCPVCGTQLEYVENTEEINKLTKVYEEVDKI; from the coding sequence ATGAAAGAGGCTTATTTGTATATTGTGGAGAAATCTGTGGCTTGGGAGTTTGACAGCCCTGAATATGGCAGGTTAGCGCGTAAAGTTGTTGAACTCCTCTACGAGCGTAAAGAGGATTTATCAGATGACCGTGTTGCGATTTTTCTCAATATATCTACGGCAGAGACTAGGAGGATACTTCAGTATTTAATGAAACAAAATATGGTTGGTGTTAAGAAGAGGACGACGGAAGATTATAGAATAGAATACACGTGGTATGTAGACGATGAGATAATACGTCAAGCTATAAAAAATAGGGCAAAAGTAGCTAAGGAGAAGATATCTTCACTTATAAGATCATTGACAGAGGGGGCGTACTACATATGTCCAACTTGTCACATGCGTTATACTTTAGACGAGGCGATTAATTATGGCGGCGTATGTCCAGTCTGTGGTACGCAACTTGAGTATGTAGAAAATACAGAAGAAATAAACAAGCTCACAAAAGTATATGAGGAGGTTGACAAAATATGA
- the hflX gene encoding GTPase HflX produces MRNRALLSYVGPKTPNLAYKLEEFTSLVEAAGFDIVDVVTQFGRADTRFYLGSGKAKEVAERDFDIFIAYHSLTPLQVFNLEKLFKRSVIDRILVILTIFEKRAGSIESKLQIELARLRYELPKVKEYLRRAKMGEQLGFMGAGEYIVDAYYRHMVRRISTIKRKLEEVRRSRAMYILKRREAGVPEVVITGYTSAGKTTLFNKMVGENKLVDGKPFATLETYSRALDLWGRRIVLTDTIGFIDDLPPVLIESFHSTLQEIIDADIILLVLDGSEPEEEVLRKLETSVETLGEVGVSRDKVILVINKVDKIGVQKIRHLRNVVSKYFEWFVPISALTGFGIETLKTVLFLKVNGRMSTYSTKELSPRINILV; encoded by the coding sequence ATGAGAAATAGGGCGCTTCTTTCTTACGTCGGCCCTAAGACGCCGAATTTAGCTTATAAACTAGAGGAATTCACGTCTCTGGTAGAGGCGGCAGGTTTTGACATTGTTGACGTAGTTACCCAGTTTGGCAGAGCAGATACAAGATTTTATCTTGGGTCTGGCAAGGCTAAAGAAGTTGCAGAGAGAGATTTTGACATATTTATCGCGTATCATAGCTTAACCCCTTTGCAAGTTTTTAATTTAGAAAAGCTTTTTAAACGTAGTGTTATAGATAGAATATTAGTTATACTTACAATTTTTGAAAAAAGAGCAGGTAGCATAGAGTCGAAGTTGCAAATTGAGTTAGCTAGGCTGAGATATGAGTTGCCAAAGGTGAAGGAGTATTTAAGGAGGGCAAAGATGGGGGAGCAGTTGGGCTTCATGGGCGCAGGTGAGTATATCGTAGATGCTTACTACCGCCATATGGTGAGAAGAATATCTACAATTAAACGTAAGCTAGAAGAGGTGCGTAGGAGTAGAGCTATGTATATCTTGAAAAGGAGAGAAGCCGGCGTGCCTGAGGTAGTGATTACCGGCTATACAAGTGCCGGGAAGACGACATTGTTTAACAAGATGGTAGGTGAAAACAAGCTTGTAGATGGTAAACCGTTTGCCACCTTAGAGACATATAGCAGAGCGCTAGATCTCTGGGGCAGGAGAATTGTGTTGACAGACACTATAGGCTTTATAGACGACCTGCCGCCTGTATTAATTGAGTCTTTTCATTCTACACTTCAAGAGATTATAGATGCCGACATAATACTCTTAGTTTTAGACGGCTCCGAGCCGGAGGAAGAGGTACTACGTAAGCTAGAGACATCAGTAGAGACCCTAGGAGAGGTGGGGGTAAGTCGCGACAAGGTAATACTTGTTATAAACAAGGTTGATAAAATTGGCGTTCAAAAAATACGACACTTACGTAATGTAGTAAGTAAATATTTTGAGTGGTTTGTTCCTATCTCGGCGCTTACAGGCTTCGGTATTGAGACGTTGAAAACTGTGTTATTCCTAAAAGTTAATGGTCGCATGTCTACATATAGCACGAAAGAACTGTCGCCGAGAATCAATATCTTAGTTTAA
- a CDS encoding multiprotein bridging factor aMBF1 produces the protein MYCEICGRPIEGEPIPIEVDKAVLYVCKSCAARYGKRVSPQLQQAVQKKTPPRPKSATPRLQSLDVDLVENFGEVIKRARENLGLSREALAAMLGIKEAVLRRIESGQLQPDLALAKKLEKTLGVKLLINIAEEGATSGSGRIDRGLTLGEVAEIRDSDEK, from the coding sequence GTGTATTGTGAAATATGTGGGAGGCCCATAGAGGGCGAGCCTATACCGATAGAGGTAGATAAAGCTGTACTGTACGTATGTAAAAGTTGTGCAGCTAGATATGGTAAAAGAGTGTCGCCGCAGCTACAACAAGCAGTTCAAAAGAAGACGCCGCCACGGCCTAAATCTGCAACTCCCCGCCTACAGTCTCTCGATGTGGATCTTGTGGAAAATTTTGGAGAAGTTATTAAAAGAGCTAGAGAGAATCTTGGCCTCTCTAGAGAGGCTCTTGCAGCTATGTTAGGCATTAAGGAGGCTGTCTTAAGGAGGATAGAATCCGGGCAGTTACAGCCCGATTTAGCATTAGCTAAGAAACTTGAGAAAACTCTTGGAGTAAAACTACTGATAAACATAGCTGAAGAAGGCGCCACTTCAGGGAGTGGTAGAATAGATAGAGGTCTTACACTAGGCGAGGTAGCTGAGATTAGAGATAGTGATGAGAAATAG
- a CDS encoding PUA domain-containing protein, with amino-acid sequence MRGIINIIAYLYGREAAEKLQRHVVEIERNKDGRIRRVYIDGKLAFVLRNNDGYLLPTIHGAMFLERKAVVDSEAAKYVAMGRNVPAKYIISITPDVRANGEVAVVDPSGSIIAVGRLIYSIKELTLKRGYAIRVRETLEKTTQQPPPP; translated from the coding sequence ATGAGGGGTATCATAAACATAATCGCCTATCTCTATGGAAGAGAAGCGGCAGAAAAACTACAACGACATGTGGTTGAAATAGAGCGGAATAAAGATGGGCGAATTAGACGCGTTTATATAGATGGGAAACTGGCGTTTGTCCTAAGAAATAACGATGGCTACCTCCTCCCGACAATCCACGGGGCAATGTTTTTAGAGAGAAAAGCCGTAGTAGATTCCGAAGCGGCAAAATATGTTGCAATGGGGAGAAACGTGCCTGCAAAGTATATAATTTCTATAACGCCTGATGTAAGAGCCAATGGAGAAGTAGCGGTAGTAGATCCAAGCGGATCTATCATAGCTGTGGGGAGGTTAATCTACAGTATCAAGGAGTTAACACTTAAGAGGGGCTACGCCATTAGAGTTAGAGAAACTCTAGAGAAAACTACACAACAACCTCCGCCGCCCTAG
- a CDS encoding tRNA-intron endonuclease family protein, translating into MDDVLLEQVFKDLMSRGFKILERLNDRMFIAEKKSKYLFYVMVEGIEVTTQTLLSFINMGETLSMDTVLALVSNDGTVTYYFVRKIRLPRNVYAEGV; encoded by the coding sequence GTGGATGACGTATTGTTAGAACAGGTTTTCAAAGACCTTATGTCGAGAGGATTTAAGATACTGGAGAGACTTAACGACAGAATGTTTATCGCCGAGAAGAAGAGTAAATATCTTTTCTATGTTATGGTAGAGGGGATTGAAGTAACCACGCAGACTTTACTGAGTTTTATAAATATGGGAGAGACTCTTTCTATGGATACAGTTTTGGCGTTAGTAAGCAACGATGGCACTGTCACATATTACTTCGTCAGAAAAATTAGACTACCGCGTAATGTCTATGCTGAGGGTGTTTGA
- a CDS encoding zinc ribbon domain-containing protein, with the protein MKSGIKTLAVITGPYTTAKLGAAITLASTAFGWALAYVAARSMLREIIQKARERGVPVVKVNPRGAPSLCPRCGKKLVRGNAPETPPLPQLRVERGEGRTRGILDTHEGVGEEKVPRRRDGRQTVVCIYTKKLNKRVLRIE; encoded by the coding sequence ATGAAATCTGGCATAAAGACGCTTGCGGTCATAACCGGCCCCTACACAACGGCTAAACTAGGCGCCGCCATTACTCTGGCCTCCACAGCCTTTGGTTGGGCTCTGGCCTATGTAGCGGCTAGAAGTATGCTTAGGGAAATTATACAAAAGGCGAGGGAGCGCGGCGTTCCGGTTGTGAAGGTGAATCCGAGGGGCGCCCCCTCCCTCTGCCCACGGTGCGGGAAGAAACTCGTGAGGGGCAACGCCCCCGAGACTCCTCCTCTGCCCCAACTGCGGGTGGAAAGGGGGGAGGGACGTACCCGAGGTATCTTGGATACCCATGAAGGCGTGGGCGAGGAGAAAGTCCCTAGGCGTAGGGACGGACGGCAGACGGTTGTCTGTATTTATACAAAGAAGTTAAATAAACGCGTTCTGCGGATCGAATAG
- a CDS encoding LSm family protein, translated as MASDVSKCFATLGATLQDAIGKQVLVKLRDSHEIRGILRSFDQHVNLLLDDAEEIIDGNVYKRGTIVIRGENVLFISPVS; from the coding sequence ATGGCTTCGGACGTCTCTAAATGTTTCGCAACTCTAGGCGCCACGTTACAAGATGCCATTGGTAAGCAAGTGTTAGTAAAACTAAGAGATAGTCATGAGATAAGAGGCATACTCCGCTCGTTTGACCAACATGTAAACTTACTCCTAGACGATGCAGAAGAGATAATAGATGGAAATGTATACAAGCGGGGGACTATTGTTATAAGAGGGGAGAACGTGCTCTTCATATCGCCTGTGTCATGA
- a CDS encoding 50S ribosomal protein L37e, whose translation MKGTPSMGKHSKGKTHIRCPRCGRHSYNVSKKYCAACGWGRTKRWRKYNWAK comes from the coding sequence ATGAAAGGCACACCGTCAATGGGGAAACATAGCAAGGGGAAAACTCACATAAGATGTCCGCGTTGCGGCAGACACTCATATAACGTATCGAAAAAATATTGTGCTGCATGCGGTTGGGGTAGAACTAAACGTTGGAGGAAATATAATTGGGCAAAGTAA